One Bradyrhizobium sp. ISRA464 genomic window carries:
- a CDS encoding MMPL family transporter produces MLEKNSESQVHVEKVEEPRSGPSIAFGIERLGLIPMRAPILSCIVLVLLMIGAVFGVQRIKIDDSLSQLFRSNSKDFKQYEAVTKRFPSTEFDVLVVVEGKTLLARDNLQKLRDMVTDLQLVDGVRGLVSLFSARQAPAPGKLPAALFPNELPQGEAYDKFIETVKSNEIIRGKLLSEDGTLALIVLSLEPKVVSSNKLSDVVGDIRKIMAEDLGGSGLNAELSGVPVMQLEIRNAVERDGLTYNILGILAGCIIAIIFFRKISFMVAAAFPPMIAILLALGGLGWANFNLNMFLNVMTPLIMVISFSDSMQLTFAARDRLIAGQDKFTAFKNAVLVVGPACVLTHGTAGISFIALQFSDSDLIRKFGEAGLAATIIALIAVLSLVPVFGVLFVRNERIFAVKFQSADAGVQALRNFCYWIAVRMVGRPGLFSLIALLVVGSLGLIYANLQPRYRLADQVPDKRQAVAASNRLDAKLTGANPIDVLIQFPQGASLYAPETLKTIADVHAMVEKTAGVGNVWSLETLRRWLAEKAGTTDVNTLKEYVDLIPEHLVRRFIDKNQDAVVVSGRVPDLDSSQILPVVNKLDHELDKVRAEHPGYEIAVTGLSAIAARNSASMIEKLNRGLTVEFALVAIFIGLAFRSIVVMFSCILPGIFPVVLSGTVLWLMGEGLQFASVVALTVSFGLGLSATIHFLNRLRLETKPGVTPQLAVERATVLVGPALILTTVVLACGLVVTVFSDLPSLRLFGWLSAFSMVAALVADLFILRPTSMFLINLSQKLRGKGGQPAPIEKA; encoded by the coding sequence ATGCTCGAAAAGAATTCCGAAAGTCAGGTCCACGTGGAGAAGGTCGAAGAGCCGCGGTCCGGGCCCAGCATTGCTTTCGGGATCGAGCGTCTCGGCCTGATCCCGATGCGGGCGCCGATCCTGTCCTGCATCGTTCTCGTCCTTCTGATGATCGGCGCCGTGTTCGGCGTCCAGCGGATCAAGATCGACGACTCGCTGTCACAGCTGTTCCGGTCCAACTCCAAGGACTTCAAACAGTACGAGGCGGTCACCAAGCGGTTCCCTTCGACCGAATTCGACGTCCTGGTCGTGGTCGAAGGCAAGACGCTGCTCGCGCGTGACAATCTCCAGAAGCTGCGCGACATGGTCACCGACCTTCAGCTCGTCGATGGGGTCCGCGGCCTCGTTTCGCTGTTTTCTGCGCGGCAGGCGCCGGCTCCCGGCAAGCTGCCGGCGGCGCTGTTCCCGAATGAGCTGCCGCAAGGGGAGGCCTACGACAAGTTTATCGAGACCGTCAAAAGCAACGAGATCATCCGCGGCAAACTGTTGTCGGAAGACGGCACGCTTGCGCTGATCGTGCTGTCGCTCGAGCCCAAGGTGGTCAGCAGCAACAAGCTCAGCGATGTGGTCGGCGACATCAGAAAGATCATGGCCGAAGATCTCGGCGGCAGCGGGCTCAATGCCGAACTCTCCGGTGTGCCGGTCATGCAGCTCGAAATCCGCAACGCGGTCGAGCGCGACGGACTGACCTACAACATCCTCGGCATCCTCGCCGGCTGCATCATCGCGATCATCTTCTTCCGCAAGATCTCCTTCATGGTGGCGGCGGCATTTCCACCGATGATCGCGATCCTGCTCGCGCTCGGCGGCCTCGGCTGGGCCAATTTCAATCTCAACATGTTCCTCAACGTGATGACGCCGCTCATCATGGTGATCAGCTTCTCCGATTCGATGCAGCTCACCTTTGCTGCGCGCGACCGGCTGATCGCGGGCCAGGACAAGTTCACCGCCTTCAAGAACGCGGTGCTGGTGGTAGGTCCCGCCTGCGTGCTGACCCACGGCACCGCGGGCATCTCGTTTATCGCGCTGCAGTTCTCGGATTCCGACCTGATCCGCAAATTCGGCGAGGCGGGCCTTGCCGCCACAATCATCGCGTTGATCGCGGTGTTGAGCCTTGTGCCGGTGTTCGGCGTGCTGTTCGTGCGCAACGAGCGGATCTTCGCGGTCAAATTCCAGAGCGCCGACGCCGGCGTGCAGGCGCTGCGAAATTTCTGCTACTGGATCGCCGTGCGCATGGTCGGCCGTCCCGGGCTATTCAGCCTGATCGCGCTGCTCGTCGTCGGCAGCCTCGGCCTCATCTACGCCAACCTGCAGCCGCGCTACCGGCTTGCCGATCAGGTGCCGGACAAGCGGCAGGCCGTGGCGGCGTCGAACCGCCTCGACGCCAAGCTGACCGGCGCCAACCCGATCGACGTGCTGATCCAATTCCCGCAAGGAGCCTCGCTGTACGCGCCGGAGACGCTGAAGACGATCGCTGACGTCCATGCGATGGTCGAGAAGACCGCCGGCGTCGGCAACGTATGGTCGCTGGAGACCCTGCGCCGTTGGCTTGCGGAGAAGGCCGGCACAACGGACGTCAATACGTTGAAGGAATATGTCGACCTGATCCCCGAACACCTGGTGCGTCGCTTTATCGATAAGAATCAGGACGCGGTGGTGGTGTCGGGGCGCGTGCCTGACCTCGATTCCAGTCAGATCCTGCCGGTGGTCAACAAGCTCGACCATGAGCTCGACAAGGTGCGCGCCGAGCATCCCGGCTATGAGATCGCGGTCACCGGCCTCTCGGCGATCGCCGCGCGCAACAGCGCCAGCATGATCGAGAAGCTCAATCGGGGCCTTACCGTGGAGTTCGCGCTGGTCGCGATCTTCATCGGACTGGCGTTCCGCTCGATCGTGGTGATGTTCTCCTGCATCCTGCCCGGCATCTTTCCCGTGGTGCTGTCGGGCACCGTGCTGTGGCTGATGGGGGAGGGGCTGCAATTCGCCAGCGTCGTGGCGCTCACGGTGTCGTTCGGCCTTGGCCTGAGCGCCACCATCCACTTCCTCAACCGCCTGCGGCTTGAGACCAAGCCCGGCGTGACGCCGCAGCTTGCGGTCGAGCGCGCCACGGTCCTGGTCGGTCCGGCGCTGATCCTGACCACGGTGGTGCTGGCCTGCGGCCTCGTCGTCACCGTGTTCTCCGACCTGCCGTCGCTGCGCCTGTTCGGCTGGCTCAGCGCGTTCTCGATGGTTGCGGCGCTGGTCGCGGATCTCTTCATCCTGCGGCCGACCTCGATGTTCCTGATCAACCTGTCGCAAAAGCTCCGCGGCAAGGGCGGGCAGCCGGCGCCGATCGAGAAGGCTTGA
- the eutC gene encoding ethanolamine ammonia-lyase subunit EutC: MKAPAPSSHSLADLRELTPARVGLGRSGASLSTDALLSFMLDHARARDAVHAAFDVAGIAASLAGLGFAPVEVSSQAHSRRDYLRRPDLGRRLDPAALRTPEGRGIAACPCAIVIGDGLSPTAVNVHAVELLRHLVPRLAADKIEVGAVVIASGARVALGDEIGAVIGARMLVMLIGERPGLSAPDSLGAYLTFGPRIGLTDAERNCVSNIHGAGLSYPEAAFRISWLVREGSARQITGVALKDESGGGSSQNALPECDKSAT; this comes from the coding sequence ATGAAAGCCCCGGCGCCATCATCACATTCCCTTGCCGATCTCCGCGAGCTGACGCCGGCGCGCGTCGGCCTTGGCCGGTCCGGCGCCAGCCTGTCGACCGATGCGCTGCTCTCCTTCATGCTCGACCACGCACGCGCCCGCGACGCCGTTCACGCCGCCTTCGATGTCGCCGGCATCGCTGCGAGTCTCGCCGGCCTCGGCTTCGCGCCGGTCGAGGTGTCGAGCCAGGCACACAGCCGGCGCGACTACCTGCGCCGTCCCGATCTCGGGCGCAGGCTCGATCCCGCAGCGCTGCGAACCCCGGAGGGCAGGGGTATCGCCGCGTGCCCCTGCGCCATCGTGATCGGCGACGGCCTGTCGCCGACCGCGGTCAACGTCCACGCCGTCGAACTGCTCCGGCATCTCGTCCCGCGACTCGCCGCGGACAAGATCGAGGTCGGTGCGGTGGTTATCGCGTCCGGGGCGCGGGTCGCGCTCGGTGACGAGATCGGCGCCGTCATCGGCGCGCGCATGCTCGTCATGCTGATCGGCGAACGGCCGGGCCTTTCGGCGCCCGACAGCCTTGGCGCCTATCTCACCTTCGGGCCGCGGATCGGCCTGACCGACGCCGAGCGCAACTGCGTCTCCAATATTCATGGTGCCGGGCTGAGCTACCCGGAGGCCGCATTCAGGATTTCCTGGCTTGTACGCGAGGGGTCGGCACGCCAGATCACGGGAGTCGCACTGAAAGATGAAAGCGGCGGTGGATCGTCCCAGAATGCGCTACCGGAGTGTGACAAATCAGCTACTTAA
- a CDS encoding B12-binding domain-containing radical SAM protein, with translation MRAEGIETVRRILCVFPRYTSAFGTFEYSYPLTAGVKAFMPPQGLLLIAAYLPETWSVRFIDENLRPASDDDFAWADAVFVSGMHIQRQQMNDICHRAHDHDLAVAIGGPSVSACPDYYPSFDYLHVGELGDATDELIRRLAQDTRRPDAQIVLKTVDRLPMTDFPLPAYELAETKKYFLGSIQFSSGCPYQCEFCDIPSLYGRNPRLKTPQQIVAELDKLRACGMTDTIYFVDDNFIGNRKAAVELLPHLIEWQKRTGYVTRLACEATLNIAKRSEILEKMREAYFVTIFVGIETPDPDALKAMHKDQNMMVPILEGVHTINSYGMEVVSGIIMGLDTDKPETGDALLSFIDESRIPLLTINLLQALPKTPLWDRLEKAGRLVHDDSRDSNVQFLLPYDDVVNSWRKCMEVAYQPEKLFARYLYQCEYTYANRIKVPVSPEMKSWANIRRGLIMLRNIFWKVGVLGDYRRVFWKFALGRLKRGDIEGLISATLVGHHLITFARAASSGRQNASNYSIRLREASVPAE, from the coding sequence ATGAGAGCTGAAGGCATTGAGACGGTGCGGCGTATCCTCTGCGTCTTTCCGCGCTATACGTCGGCCTTTGGTACCTTCGAGTACTCCTATCCGCTCACCGCCGGCGTCAAGGCGTTCATGCCGCCGCAGGGGCTGTTGCTGATCGCTGCCTATCTGCCCGAGACCTGGTCGGTCCGCTTCATCGACGAGAATCTGCGTCCGGCGTCGGATGATGATTTCGCGTGGGCGGACGCCGTGTTCGTCAGCGGCATGCACATCCAGCGCCAGCAGATGAACGACATTTGCCACCGCGCCCATGATCATGACCTGGCGGTCGCGATCGGCGGCCCGTCGGTCAGCGCCTGCCCGGACTATTATCCCTCGTTCGATTACCTCCACGTCGGCGAACTCGGCGACGCCACCGACGAACTGATCAGGCGCCTGGCGCAGGACACGCGGCGTCCGGACGCGCAGATCGTGCTGAAGACGGTTGACCGCCTGCCGATGACGGACTTTCCGCTGCCGGCCTATGAACTCGCCGAAACCAAGAAGTACTTCCTCGGCAGCATTCAGTTTTCGTCCGGCTGCCCCTATCAATGCGAGTTCTGCGACATCCCCAGCCTCTATGGCCGCAATCCGCGCCTGAAGACGCCACAGCAGATCGTCGCTGAGCTCGACAAGCTGCGCGCATGCGGCATGACCGATACGATCTACTTCGTCGATGACAATTTCATCGGCAACCGCAAGGCGGCGGTCGAGCTGCTTCCGCACCTGATCGAATGGCAGAAGCGGACCGGTTACGTCACCCGGCTTGCCTGCGAGGCGACGCTCAACATCGCCAAGCGCTCGGAGATCCTGGAGAAGATGCGCGAAGCGTACTTCGTCACGATCTTCGTCGGCATCGAGACGCCCGACCCTGACGCGTTGAAGGCGATGCACAAGGACCAGAACATGATGGTCCCCATCCTGGAGGGTGTGCACACCATCAATTCCTACGGGATGGAGGTCGTCTCCGGTATCATCATGGGGCTCGATACCGACAAGCCTGAGACCGGTGATGCGCTGCTCTCCTTCATCGACGAGTCCCGCATTCCGCTCCTGACCATCAATCTGCTGCAGGCGCTGCCCAAGACGCCGCTGTGGGATCGCCTCGAAAAGGCCGGGCGGCTGGTCCACGATGATAGCCGCGATTCCAACGTGCAGTTCCTGCTGCCCTACGACGACGTGGTCAATTCCTGGCGCAAATGCATGGAGGTCGCCTACCAGCCCGAGAAGCTGTTCGCGCGCTATCTGTATCAATGTGAATATACCTACGCCAACCGCATCAAGGTGCCGGTCAGCCCGGAGATGAAGAGCTGGGCCAACATCCGGCGCGGCCTGATCATGCTGCGCAACATCTTCTGGAAGGTCGGCGTACTCGGCGACTACAGGCGCGTGTTCTGGAAATTTGCGCTGGGACGGCTGAAGCGCGGCGACATCGAGGGGCTGATCTCGGCGACGCTGGTCGGGCATCATCTGATCACGTTCGCGCGTGCGGCCTCCAGCGGCAGGCAGAACGCGTCGAACTATTCGATCCGGCTGCGCGAGGCGTCCGTGCCCGCCGAATGA
- a CDS encoding ethanolamine ammonia-lyase subunit EutB, with protein MVYRHTVFATSYVFDDLRQLLAKATPPRSGDRLAGIAADSAEEMIAARFALADVPLSQFLNEPVVPYEDDEVTRLILDSHDVAGFLPMSSLTVGGFRDWLLSDTATADALTKISRGVTPEMVAAVSKLMRNQDLILAARKCEVTTRFRNTIGLRGRMSARLQPNHPFDDARGITASILDGLLLGSGDACIGINPASDDPNVIAALLRLLDDIITRLEIPTQSCVLTHVTTTLGLIGQGLPVDLVFQSIAGTEAANRSFGVDLSILREAREAARSLHRGTVGGNVMYFETGQGSALSANAHHGVDQQTCEARAYAVARAFDPLLVNSVVGFIGPEYLYDGKEIIRAGLEDHFCGKLLGLPLGVDVCYTNHAEADQNDMDNLLTLLAAAGVTFIMGVPGADDVMLNYQSTSFHDALYIRDLFGLKRAPEFDDWLMRAGLAGQDFRLVGDAGQLPEFASRLLA; from the coding sequence ATGGTCTACCGTCACACCGTTTTTGCGACCTCCTACGTCTTCGATGACCTGCGCCAATTGCTCGCCAAGGCGACGCCGCCGCGTTCCGGTGACCGGCTGGCCGGCATCGCGGCCGACAGCGCCGAGGAGATGATCGCCGCACGTTTCGCGCTTGCCGACGTTCCGCTCAGTCAGTTCCTCAACGAGCCGGTGGTCCCCTATGAGGACGACGAGGTCACCCGTCTGATCCTCGACAGCCATGACGTTGCGGGATTTTTGCCGATGTCGTCGCTCACCGTCGGTGGCTTCCGCGACTGGCTGCTGTCGGACACCGCGACCGCCGACGCCCTGACGAAGATCTCGCGCGGCGTCACGCCGGAGATGGTGGCGGCGGTCTCGAAGCTGATGCGCAACCAGGACCTGATCCTGGCCGCGCGGAAGTGCGAGGTGACGACCCGGTTTCGCAACACGATCGGCCTGCGCGGGCGGATGAGCGCAAGGCTGCAGCCCAACCATCCTTTCGATGACGCACGCGGCATCACCGCCTCGATCCTCGACGGGCTTCTGCTCGGATCGGGCGATGCCTGCATCGGCATCAACCCGGCAAGCGACGATCCCAACGTAATCGCGGCCTTGCTGCGGCTGCTCGATGACATCATCACGCGGCTGGAGATTCCGACGCAAAGTTGCGTGCTCACGCATGTCACGACCACGCTCGGCCTGATCGGACAGGGACTACCCGTCGATCTCGTCTTTCAGTCGATCGCCGGCACGGAAGCCGCCAACCGCAGCTTCGGCGTTGACCTCTCGATCCTGCGCGAAGCGCGCGAGGCGGCACGCTCGCTGCACCGCGGCACGGTCGGCGGCAATGTCATGTATTTCGAGACCGGGCAGGGGTCGGCGCTGTCGGCCAACGCTCACCACGGGGTCGATCAGCAGACCTGCGAGGCGCGGGCCTATGCGGTGGCGCGCGCGTTCGATCCGCTTCTCGTCAACAGCGTGGTCGGCTTCATAGGTCCCGAATACCTCTATGACGGCAAGGAAATCATCCGTGCTGGGCTCGAGGATCACTTCTGCGGCAAGTTGCTTGGCCTGCCGCTCGGTGTCGACGTCTGCTACACCAATCACGCCGAGGCCGATCAGAACGACATGGACAATCTCCTGACGTTGCTGGCGGCCGCCGGCGTCACATTCATCATGGGCGTTCCCGGCGCCGACGACGTGATGCTGAACTACCAGTCGACCTCGTTTCACGATGCGCTCTATATCCGCGACCTCTTCGGCCTGAAGCGGGCGCCCGAATTCGACGACTGGCTGATGCGCGCCGGCCTTGCGGGGCAGGACTTTCGCCTTGTTGGCGATGCGGGGCAGCTGCCCGAATTTGCTTCCAGGCTGCTGGCCTGA
- a CDS encoding methyl-accepting chemotaxis protein, translating to MASRFSLAAKLYSIFALIAALTAAITFLSDYNTRRNAELTEAVDLASRAALNVERVNSLVYAVVMESRGIYMSTEPATVKKYGDGLLKFNEQILAVVRNWEALVQADDAEQFATFKKRIEQFVDFRKELVRRGVEIGAAAGREWGDNDANRQVRSALNKDLEALSRVYAERSKRLARQAAVNRDMALVLTCLGAVALIVVVLGVLIIARSVARPLSQITATIKRVAEGADHVDVPHIGRGDEIGALARAIKVFQEAMQRNRSLNAQVVQDSEARDARSRRIETSVEAFRGTIGSVLRAVHDNAAAMRDTAQTIASVAANASGGAVTAASATEQASSNVSAVAGAAEELSASVQEIGRQVKQSSNAVEQAGARTDKSISEIEGLAATTQRIDGVLNLIQAIAEQTNLLALNATIEAARAGDAGRGFAVVAHEVKALAGQTAKATAEISENVSLIQASTRNSVGAVREIGHAVREISDVTSTIAAAVGQQDAATREISVNAQMAAQGNETLVANIGSLRDNIGQTSKAAESVLTASNDLTATAETLSREVEQFFRNLRTDAADGIRRTGT from the coding sequence ATGGCATCCCGATTCTCGCTCGCAGCCAAGCTGTACTCGATCTTCGCCCTGATCGCCGCGCTGACCGCAGCCATCACTTTCCTGTCCGACTACAACACGCGGCGGAATGCGGAACTGACCGAGGCCGTCGACCTCGCGAGCCGCGCTGCGCTCAACGTCGAGCGGGTCAACTCGCTGGTCTATGCCGTGGTGATGGAATCCCGCGGCATCTACATGTCGACCGAACCGGCGACGGTGAAGAAATACGGCGATGGCTTGTTGAAGTTCAACGAGCAGATCCTCGCCGTCGTCAGGAACTGGGAAGCACTGGTGCAGGCCGACGACGCCGAGCAGTTTGCGACCTTCAAGAAGCGGATCGAGCAGTTCGTCGACTTCCGCAAGGAGCTGGTCCGGCGCGGCGTCGAGATCGGCGCCGCCGCCGGACGCGAATGGGGCGACAACGACGCCAACCGCCAGGTGCGCTCCGCCCTGAACAAGGATCTCGAAGCGCTGTCCAGGGTCTACGCCGAACGCAGCAAGAGGCTCGCGCGGCAGGCCGCCGTCAACCGCGACATGGCCCTTGTCCTGACTTGCCTCGGCGCCGTGGCCCTGATCGTGGTCGTGCTCGGCGTGCTGATCATCGCCCGCTCGGTCGCCCGCCCGCTGTCGCAGATCACCGCGACCATCAAGCGCGTGGCCGAGGGCGCTGACCACGTCGACGTTCCGCATATCGGCCGCGGCGATGAGATCGGCGCACTGGCGCGCGCCATCAAGGTTTTCCAGGAGGCGATGCAACGCAACCGCAGCCTCAATGCGCAAGTCGTGCAGGACTCCGAGGCGCGCGACGCCCGCAGCCGGCGCATCGAGACCTCGGTGGAGGCGTTCCGCGGCACGATCGGCTCGGTGCTTCGCGCGGTGCACGACAATGCGGCCGCGATGCGCGACACCGCGCAGACCATCGCGAGCGTCGCAGCGAATGCGAGCGGAGGTGCCGTTACGGCGGCGAGTGCGACCGAGCAGGCCTCAAGCAACGTCTCCGCCGTGGCCGGCGCCGCCGAGGAACTCTCCGCTTCGGTCCAGGAGATCGGCCGACAAGTGAAACAATCCTCCAACGCGGTCGAGCAGGCGGGTGCGCGCACTGACAAATCGATCAGTGAGATCGAGGGCCTTGCCGCCACCACCCAGCGCATCGACGGCGTGCTCAACCTTATCCAGGCGATCGCCGAGCAGACCAACCTGCTAGCCCTCAACGCCACCATCGAGGCCGCGCGCGCCGGCGACGCCGGCCGCGGCTTTGCCGTCGTCGCGCATGAGGTCAAGGCGCTGGCCGGGCAGACCGCGAAAGCAACCGCTGAAATCAGCGAGAATGTCAGCCTGATCCAGGCCTCGACCCGCAACTCGGTCGGCGCCGTCCGCGAGATCGGCCACGCGGTGCGCGAGATCAGCGACGTCACCTCGACGATCGCCGCCGCCGTCGGGCAGCAGGATGCAGCCACGCGCGAAATCTCGGTCAATGCGCAGATGGCCGCACAAGGCAACGAAACGCTGGTCGCAAACATCGGCTCGCTTCGCGATAACATCGGCCAGACCAGCAAGGCGGCGGAATCGGTGCTTACGGCATCGAACGACCTGACCGCGACCGCAGAGACGCTGTCGCGCGAGGTCGAGCAGTTCTTCCGCAACCTGCGGACCGATGCCGCCGACGGAATCCGACGGACCGGGACCTGA
- a CDS encoding sensor domain-containing diguanylate cyclase, whose product MDGLLPRPKAVPAKRLLALGIGLVLGFSVVCASILWEMAQKDYQHAKEGATNLVASIASEIDRNIELYDLSLQAVVDGEKLPEINSISPELRQVVLFDRAATAKDLGSILVLDTVGNVTLDSRTLMPRKANFADHDFFRIHRARSDAGLFISPPWMTSEGEYLISLSRRISNNDGSFAGVVAGSMRLSYFHNLFRKLNFGPLDSMALFNSDGTMLMRAPFEIDRIGQSIRDAQVFRLFPRQRSGSYTTNSIVDHVNRLYVFQQIGNRPLLIAEGLALDGIYADWWQQFWLISIVVVALGSFAIVLMFYLVAAVKRRAAAETQLAHLAGTDGLTGLANRRRLDQTLAVEWRRGLRAQAPLSLLMIDVDHFKAFNDTYGHQAGDAVLATVGQCIATSIKRASDLGARYGGEEFSVLLPGVGRAGALEIANRIRELMAAFRQTQHELPTVSIGLACMTPAEEGALHDLVSAADLALYEAKHAGRDRVVVSPAGHDGSRERRAA is encoded by the coding sequence ATGGACGGGCTTTTGCCTCGGCCAAAAGCGGTGCCAGCCAAACGGCTACTTGCGCTTGGCATCGGCCTCGTTCTGGGGTTTTCGGTCGTCTGCGCGTCCATCCTCTGGGAGATGGCGCAGAAGGACTACCAGCACGCGAAGGAAGGCGCGACAAACCTGGTCGCCTCCATCGCAAGCGAAATCGACCGCAACATCGAGCTCTACGATCTCTCGCTACAGGCGGTCGTCGACGGAGAGAAGCTTCCGGAGATCAACAGCATCAGCCCTGAGCTTCGGCAGGTCGTGCTGTTCGACCGCGCTGCGACCGCCAAGGATCTGGGCTCAATCCTCGTGCTCGATACCGTCGGCAATGTCACGCTGGATTCCAGGACGTTGATGCCGCGAAAGGCGAATTTCGCCGATCATGATTTCTTCCGAATACACCGGGCGCGATCGGACGCCGGACTATTCATCAGCCCTCCCTGGATGACATCGGAGGGAGAGTATCTGATCAGCCTGAGCCGGCGCATCAGCAACAATGACGGCTCCTTCGCCGGCGTGGTCGCCGGCAGCATGCGGCTCAGCTACTTCCACAACCTGTTCCGGAAGCTGAATTTCGGACCTCTTGACAGCATGGCGCTGTTCAATAGCGACGGCACCATGCTGATGCGCGCGCCGTTCGAGATCGACCGCATCGGCCAAAGCATCAGGGATGCCCAGGTGTTCCGGCTGTTTCCGCGCCAGCGGTCCGGGTCCTATACAACGAATTCGATCGTCGATCACGTCAATCGGCTCTACGTCTTCCAGCAGATCGGGAACCGCCCGCTGCTGATCGCCGAGGGCCTCGCGCTCGACGGCATCTATGCGGACTGGTGGCAGCAGTTCTGGCTGATCAGCATCGTAGTCGTTGCACTTGGCAGCTTCGCGATCGTGCTGATGTTCTATTTGGTGGCCGCCGTGAAGCGGCGGGCCGCCGCAGAAACCCAGCTGGCACACCTCGCCGGCACCGACGGATTGACCGGACTCGCCAACCGCAGGCGGCTCGACCAGACCCTGGCCGTCGAATGGCGCCGCGGCCTGCGCGCACAAGCACCGCTCTCGCTGTTGATGATCGATGTCGATCACTTCAAGGCCTTCAACGACACCTACGGACACCAGGCCGGCGATGCGGTGCTGGCCACCGTGGGTCAATGCATCGCGACGAGCATCAAGCGCGCGTCCGACCTCGGCGCACGCTATGGCGGCGAGGAATTTTCCGTGCTGCTGCCCGGCGTCGGCAGGGCTGGCGCGCTGGAGATTGCAAACCGGATTCGTGAGCTCATGGCAGCGTTCCGCCAAACCCAGCATGAGTTGCCGACCGTGAGCATCGGATTGGCCTGCATGACGCCGGCCGAGGAAGGCGCCTTGCACGACCTCGTTTCGGCCGCAGATCTTGCACTCTATGAAGCCAAGCACGCAGGCCGCGATCGCGTGGTCGTCAGCCCCGCCGGGCACGACGGCTCGCGTGAACGCCGTGCGGCGTAG
- a CDS encoding transglutaminase family protein yields MIYDIRHVTTYSYEAQVSFARCSLRLVPLSGDGQELISHSVEIRPRPAERTARRDFFGTLTDSVLIETAHRNLRIDSRSRVSVARQAPARDAASAPWEKVRDTALEATSLGPSSPVGYVFASALVPLLRPLTDYAAASFPQRGGILAGAADLMRRIRADFRYDPKATVISTPLREVFEKRHGVCQDFAHVMIAGLRGLGLPAAYVSGYLRTIPSPGQPRLQGADATHAWVSVWCGDDLGWIGFDPTNDLMVANDHIILAIGRDFADVSPVDGVIVGASKQKLNVAVDVLPVE; encoded by the coding sequence GTGATCTACGACATCCGTCACGTCACGACCTACAGCTACGAGGCCCAGGTCAGCTTCGCGCGCTGCTCGCTGCGGCTGGTGCCGCTGAGCGGGGACGGTCAGGAGCTGATCTCCCATAGCGTCGAGATCCGCCCGAGGCCCGCGGAGCGCACCGCGCGGCGTGATTTCTTCGGCACGCTGACCGACAGCGTGCTGATCGAGACTGCGCATCGCAATCTCCGCATCGATTCCCGCTCGCGGGTCTCGGTGGCGCGGCAGGCGCCGGCCCGCGATGCTGCGAGCGCGCCATGGGAGAAGGTGCGCGACACCGCGTTGGAGGCGACGAGCCTCGGTCCGTCCTCACCGGTCGGCTATGTCTTTGCCAGTGCGCTGGTGCCGCTGCTGCGTCCGCTGACCGACTACGCCGCCGCGAGCTTCCCACAGCGAGGCGGCATCCTCGCCGGCGCGGCCGACCTGATGCGCCGCATCCGCGCCGATTTCAGATACGATCCAAAGGCGACCGTGATCTCGACGCCGCTTCGGGAAGTGTTCGAGAAGCGCCATGGCGTGTGCCAGGATTTCGCCCATGTGATGATCGCGGGGCTGCGCGGGCTCGGCCTGCCGGCGGCCTATGTCAGCGGCTATTTGCGCACCATTCCATCGCCGGGCCAGCCGCGGCTGCAGGGCGCGGATGCGACGCACGCCTGGGTGTCGGTCTGGTGCGGCGACGACCTCGGCTGGATCGGGTTCGATCCCACCAACGATCTGATGGTCGCCAACGATCATATCATCCTCGCCATCGGCCGCGACTTCGCCGATGTTTCGCCGGTCGACGGCGTCATCGTCGGCGCGAGCAAGCAGAAGCTCAACGTCGCGGTCGATGTGCTGCCGGTGGAGTAG